Proteins from a single region of Ogataea parapolymorpha DL-1 chromosome IV, whole genome shotgun sequence:
- a CDS encoding Vacuolar protein sorting-associated protein 27, which produces MAWFGRTNTNVSIEDKISEAASESIPNGEIDLAGALEISDLIRSKQVTSKDAMRALKRRFMSTKNPNLQKSALKLIDFCIKNGGEHFLFDISSKEFIDPIVSTLHDKTLNHTVKEYLLQLIQSWSIMFSTNPKLGYVNQIYNKLQQEGFQFPMITDAIESTLIESKVAPEWEDSDACMLCSTLFTFLNRKHHCRSCGGVFCGTHSSNTCELPELGITIPVRVCDTCYQEHKGKSKLSKKRSKNDTPAGDEDEDLKRAIELSLKESGVPIEASVSSKPAPQAAPTEEDDEEMKAAIAASLADFQKQEAVKSPPVSQLEIAPQPSGLYSNLLPESQSVNSLYTPSYSSAPPASQPPPQTFSPRPAPQIDYNSITGVEDQNIILFAQLVQNLKTAPVEKKLNITNDQALKHLFVSINQIKPKIEFQLKKEVANLEKYQDLYSKTFAVTKIYDEILQLRLAQSQQTYRQYPQQAYYAPPPAPALSQYAALQASDPISQQNSGSYNVQYAPLPHLNSVSQQPVPSSPSQFYPASPAVPDQLSPVASYTEVPKQEPEKPKVQEPVNLIDL; this is translated from the coding sequence ATGGCCTGGTTTGGGCGAACTAATACTAATGTGTCGATCGAGGACAAAATCAGCGAAGCAGCTTCGGAGTCCATTCCTAACGGCGAGATCGATCTTGCCGGTGCGCTTGAAATCAGTGACTTGATCCGTTCAAAGCAAGTGACATCCAAAGATGCAATGCGTGCTCTTAAGAGGCGTTTTATGAGCACTAAGAACCCAaatcttcaaaaatctgCGTTGAAGCTTATTGACTTCTGCATCAAAAACGGTGGAGAACACTTTTTGTTTGACATTTCATCGAAGGAGTTCATAGACCCAATAGTGTCCACGCTACATGATAAGACTCTGAATCACACGGTGAAGGAATATTTATTACAACTGATACAGTCGTGGTCGATCATGTTCAGCACTAATCCGAAATTGGGTTACGTCAATCAAATATACAATAAACTTCAGCAAGAGGGATTTCAGTTTCCGATGATAACAGATGCGATAGAGAGTACGCTGATAGAATCCAAGGTCGCTCCCGAGTGGGAAGATTCTGATGCTTGCATGCTGTGTTCTACGCTTTTTACCTTTTTGAACAGAAAGCATCACTGTCGTTCGTGTGGTGGAGTCTTCTGTGGAACACATTCCTCAAACACTTGCGAGCTACCAGAACTCGGAATAACGATACCGGTTCGTGTTTGTGATACATGTTACCAGGAGCACAAAGGCAAGTCAAAGTTGTCTAAAAAGAGATCCAAGAATGATACGCCCGCAGGggatgaagatgaagatTTGAAACGTGCAATTGAACtctctttgaaagagtcaGGCGTTCCCATAGAAGCTTCCGTCTCGTCAAAACCAGCGCCACAAGCTGCTCCGACagaggaagacgatgaGGAAATGAAGGCCGCCATTGCAGCTAGTCTTGCcgatttccaaaaacaggAAGCAGTGAAATCTCCACCTGTATCACAGTTAGAAATAGCACCTCAGCCAAGTGGTCTGTACTCAAATTTGCTTCCTGAGAGCCAAAGCGTGAATTCTTTGTACACACCAAGCTACAGCTCTGCCCCTCCAGCTTCACAACCACCACCCCAAACATTTTCTCCTAGGCCGGCACCGCAGATCGACTACAATAGCATCACCGGCGTTGAAGATCAGAACATTATCCTATTTGCCCAACTTGTGCAGAACCTGAAAACTGCTCCTGTCGAGAAGAAACTAAACATCACTAACGATCAGGCCTTAAAGCATCTGTTTGTTAGCATAAACCAAATCAAACCCAAGATTGAGTTCCAATTGAAAAAGGAAGTGGCAAACCTGGAAAAGTATCAAGACTTGTACTCGAAGACTTTTGCGGTCACGAAAATTTACGACGAAATACTACAGCTCCGACTTGCCCAATCACAGCAGACGTATCGACAGTACCCTCAGCAGGCATACTATGCACCCCCACCAGCGCCAGCATTGTCGCAATATGCTGCTCTTCAGGCTTCTGATCCTATTTCTCAGCAAAACTCCGGGTCCTACAACGTCCAGTATGCTCCGTTGCCTCACTTAAACTCCGTCTCCCAGCAGCCTGTTCCATCATCTCCTTCTCAATTTTACCCAGCATCGCCTGCTGTACCCG
- a CDS encoding putative transporter, whose product MSFHEVLDNVTPSNFPNGGTRRGSITQMGSPVLWRKRSDSLSSSSEHESTSFLNSDTTRDYGSVTQDSYIQSRRASLLSSKLNAHGFTPIKADDDGTLREVETTIKTETELLIKTSIPLIATFLLQYSLTVASVFSAGSLGSQELAAVSLSNLLANISSYGIIQGIASSLSTLCPQAFGRKDYEAVGLNALRCYLMLWVMFVPIFIFWYWGSYPLLRAIVPDDELCKLATHYLRILIYGVPGFMTFEVLKQFLQAQGAFQASTFVLVICAPLNLLLNFVLVHDSHIGLGFIGAPTAVVITNWLMALMLLYYAYFIQGRQCFCRLSTKVFTNWKRAITLAAPSVLMIEAEWLAFEILSVASSRFGTASLAAQSVVSTTCVTIYQIPFAISVAASTRVAWFIGSASKDAAKKVTRAAFLVAAIFGVFNASILATFRYSIASLFSQDPKVIQLAGRVLIIGAIYQVNDVISCVTAGILRGQGRQYIGGWLNLFSYYCVALPVAFLLAFKFRLELFGLWIGMVIALFFVSVCQSYFVITSDWESIIKLSIEDGMAHDSGNSLKPAKSTSSFVDYNMLSPAISVASG is encoded by the coding sequence ATGAGTTTCCACGAGGTGCTCGACAACGTGACACCTTCAAACTTCCCAAATGGTGGGACACGCAGAGGATCAATAACTCAAATGGGAAGCCCAGTGCTGTGGAGGAAACGTAGCGATTCGTTATCTTCCTCTAGCGAACACGAGTCTACGTCATTTTTAAATTCAGATACCACTCGCGATTATGGGTCAGTCACTCAAGATTCGTACATTCAAAGTAGAAGAGCATCTTTGCTTTCTTCAAAGCTAAATGCCCACGGTTTCACTCCAATAAAAGCTGATGATGATGGCACACTGCGTGAGGTCGAAACTACAATCAAAACCGAAACCGAGCTTCTGATCAAAACTTCGATTCCCTTGATTGCAACATTTCTTTTACAATACTCATTGACAGTTGCATCTGTTTTCAGCGCTGGAAGTCTTGGTTCTCaagagctggctgccgTTTCGCTATCCAACCTGTTGGCCAATATCTCATCTTACGGTATTATTCAAGGAATTGCCTCATCCTTATCTACACTGTGTCCTCAAGCTTTTGGAAGGAAGGACTATGAGGCTGTTGGCTTGAACGCGCTGCGCTGCTATCTGATGCTATGGGTGATGTTTGTTCCCATCTTTATTTTCTGGTACTGGGGTTCTTACCCTTTACTACGCGCTATAGTTCctgacgacgagctgtGTAAGCTGGCAACGCATTACCTAAGAATACTGATATACGGAGTCCCTGGATTTATGACATtcgaggtgctgaagcAGTTTTTGCAGGCTCAGGGAGCATTTCAAGCGTCCACATTTGTCCTAGTGATTTGTGCTCCCTTAAATCTACTATTGAACTTTGTATTAGTTCATGATAGCCACATTGGATTAGGATTCATTGGAGCGCCTACTGCAGTGGTGATCACGAACTGGCTGATGGCGCTTATGCTACTATACTATGCCTACTTTATTCAAGGAAGACAATGCTTCTGTCGTCTATCGACTAAAGTGTTCACCAATTGGAAGAGAGCAATCACTTTGGCTGCACCGAGCGTCTTAATGATTGAAGCTGAGTGGCTTGCATTTGAGATACTTTCTGTTGCCTCGTCACGGTTTGGCACTGCGTCTTTGGCTGCCCAATCTGTTGTTTCGACCACCTGCGTGACAATTTACCAGATTCCGTTTGCAATATCTGTGGCAGCATCAACACGAGTTGCATGGTTCATTGGGTCTGCATCGAAGGAtgctgccaagaaggtCACCAGGGCTGCGTTCTTGGTCGCTGCTATTTTCGGGGTCTTCAATGCCTCTATATTGGCTACCTTCAGATACAGTATTGCGTCACTATTTTCTCAGGACCCAAAAGTGATACAACTAGCAGGACGGGTGCTCATAATTGGTGCCATATATCAGGTGAACGATGTTATTTCTTGCGTGACTGCTGGTATACTCAGAGGTCAAGGGAGACAGTACATTGGAGGCTGGCTCAATTTATTCAGCTACTACTGTGTTGCCCTTCCTGTGGCATTTTTGTTGGCATTCAAATTCAGACTCGAGCTATTTGGTCTCTGGATCGGCATGGTGATCGCATTATTCTTCGTCTCCGTTTGTCAGAGCTACTTCGTGATCACAAGTGACTGGGAATCTATAATAAAACTGTCCATTGAGGACGGAATGGCCCACGATTCTGGCAACTCATTGAAGCCAGCAAAGAGCACAAGTAGCTTTGTGGATTATAACATGTTGAGTCCTGCCATCTCGGTGGCAAGTGGATGA
- a CDS encoding Elongation factor 1-alpha 1, protein MGKEKTHVNVVVIGHVDSGKSTTTGHLIYKCGGIDKRTIEKFEKEAAELGKGSFKYAWVLDKLKAERERGITIDIALWKFETPKYHVTVIDAPGHRDFIKNMITGTSQADCAILIIAGGTGEFEAGISKDGQTREHALLAFTLGVRQLIVAVNKMDSVQWSEARFEEIVKETSNFIKKVGYNPKTVPFVPISGWNGDNMIEPSSNCPWYKGWQKETKSGVVKGKTLLEAIDAIEPPARPSDKPLRLPLQDVYKIGGIGTVPVGRVETGVIKAGMVVTFAPAGVTTEVKSVEMHHEQLTEGLPGDNVGFNVKNVSVKEIRRGNVCGDSKNDPPQGCASFNAQVIILNHPGQISAGYSPVLDCHTAHIACRFDQLLEKIDRRTGKKIEENPKFVKSGDAAIVKMIPSKPMCVETFTEYPPLGRFAVRDMRQTVAVGVIKSVDKTAAGAGKVTKAAQKAAKK, encoded by the coding sequence ATGGGAAAAGAAAAGACTCACGTTAACGTCGTTGTTATTGGTCACGTCGACTCTGGTAAATCCACCACTACCGGCCACTTGATCTACAAGTGTGGTGGTATCGACAAGAGAACCATCGAGAAGTTTGAAAAGGAAGCTGCCGAGCTTGGTAAGGGTTCCTTCAAGTACGCTTGGGTTTTGGACAAGTTGAAGGCTGAGAGAGAAAGAGGTATCACCATCGATATCGCTTTGTGGAAGTTCGAGACTCCAAAGTACCACGTTACTGTTATTGATGCTCCAGGTCACAGagatttcatcaagaacatgaTTACTGGTACTTCCCAGGCTGACTGTGCTATTTTGATCATTGCTGGTGGTACCGGTGAGTTCGAGGCTGGTATCTCCAAGGACGGTCAAACCAGAGAGCACGCTTTGTTGGCTTTCACCCTTGGTGTTAGACAACTGATTGTTGCTGTCAACAAGATGGACTCTGTCCAATGGTCTGAGGCCAGATTCGAGGAAATTGTCAAGGAAACCTCTaacttcatcaagaaggtTGGTTACAACCCTAAGACTGTTCCATTCGTCCCAATCTCTGGTTGGAACGGTGACAACATGATTGAGCCTTCTTCTAACTGTCCATGGTACAAGGGATGGCAAAAGGAGACCAAGTCCGGTGTCGTCAAGGGTAAGACTCTTCTTGAGGCCATTGACGCCATTGAGCCACCTGCCAGACCATCTGACAAGCCATTGAGATTGCCATTGCAAGATGTCTACAAGATTGGTGGTATTGGTACTGTTCCAGTCGGTAGAGTTGAGACTGGTGTCATTAAGGCTGGTATGGTTGTTACTTTCGCCCCAGCTGGTGTTACCACTGAAGTCAAGTCCGTCGAGATGCACCACGAGCAGCTTACTGAGGGTCTTCCAGGTGACAATGTTGGATTCAACGTCAAGAACGTTTCCGTCAAGGAAATTAGAAGAGGTAACGTCTGTGGTGACTCCAAGAACGACCCACCTCAAGGATGTGCTTCCTTCAACGCTCAAGTTATCATCTTGAACCACCCAGGTCAGATCTCTGCTGGTTACTCTCCAGTTTTGGACTGCCACACTGCCCACATTGCCTGCAGATTCGACCAATTGCTCGAGAAGATCGACAGAAGAACCGGTaagaagatcgaggagaaCCCTAAGTTCGTCAAGTCTGGTGACGCTGCTATTGTTAAGATGATCCCATCTAAGCCAATGTGTGTTGAGACCTTCACTGAGTACCCACCATTGGGAAGATTTGCCGTCAGAGATATGAGACAAACCGTTGCCGTCGGTGTCATCAAGTCCGTTGACAAGACTGCTGCCGGTGCCGGAAAGGTCACCAAAGCTGCTCAAAAGGCTGCTAAGAAATAA
- a CDS encoding Iron/ascorbate family oxidoreductase, which yields MTTVENPLEIVDISEINQQTAEKLLHAASTQGFLMVEGHGLSQEQVDQLFGLSRDFFQLPFEEKQKYKIDESNHGYTGIGVENLEEDDLGKPIGDPKEAFNFAKVDMSKGELTSDEIPAIFEDPENKKIIQATLIKLRESLFSMLRLMAMGLKIDETEGGVDWFTSRHDPTRPSGTTFRFLHYPSPVKEGMTEKDLDSCGDINVAGAHTDYGCVTLLLQRQDEDGLEILSPVSRKWEAVPFVPASPKYQKLGQAPPLIVNIADQLCYWTNGLLKSTVHRVRFPRKLLLEGKPRYSIVLFVHPADDTLLEPVPSEKVSSISGRGAAHYLAKHGVSLTAGEHLAKRLATTYGWKTEKAN from the coding sequence ATGACTACTGTTGAGAACCCACTGGAAATTGTCGATATCAGTGAAATCAACCAGCAAACCGCTGAGAAACTTCTTCATGCTGCCTCTACACAGGGTTTCTTAATGGTTGAAGGACACGGGCTAAGCCAAGAACAAGTTgatcagctttttggcttATCTAGagattttttccaactcCCATTCGAAGAGAAACAAAAATATAAaatcgacgagtccaacCATGGTTACACTGGAATCGGTGTTGAGAATCTCGAAGAGGACGACCTGGGAAAGCCTATTGGTGACCCCAAAGAGGCGTTCAATTTTGCGAAGGTTGATATGAGTAAGGGTGAACTCACTAGTGACGAGATTCCCGCAATTTTCGAGGACCcggaaaacaaaaagatTATTCAGGCCACCTTGATTAAACTTCGCGAGTCCCTCTTCAGCATGTTGCGCCTCATGGCTATGGGGCTCAAGATCGATGAAACGGAAGGTGGTGTTGATTGGTTCACCAGTCGCCATGATCCGACCAGACCTAGCGGCACAACCTTTAGGTTCTTACACTATCCATCTCCCGTGAAGGAGGGAATGACCGAGAAAGACCTTGATTCCTGCGGGGATATCAATGTTGCGGGAGCCCATACGGACTATGGATGTGTGACTTTGCTGTTGCAGAGAcaggacgaggacggccTCGAAATCCTGTCGCCCGTGAGCCGGAAGTGGGAAGCGGTCCCATTTGTCCCGGCctctccaaaatatcaaaaacTCGGCCAAGCTCCTCCTTTAATCGTTAACATTGCAGATCAGCTGTGCTACTGGACCAATGGCCTCCTGAAAAGTACAGTGCACAGGGTTAGGTTCCCTCGCAAGTTATTGCTGGAAGGAAAGCCAAGATACTCGAttgtccttttcgtccaTCCTGCTGACGACACCCTATTGGAGCCAGTTCCTTCTGAGAAAGTTTCTTCCATTTCTGGGCGTGGAGCTGCGCATTACCTTGCCAAGCACGGAGTCTCTTTAACTGCTGGCGAACATTTGGCAAAGAGACTTGCCACAACTTATGGCTGGAAAACTGAGAAAGCCAATTAA
- a CDS encoding Protein CFT1, protein MNTFHQFVDPTTCLGSTYCNFVSPTSHNLAVSKGNMLQIFEIVELELQDGDDDEGDDEINQMLGESESFLGDALMTNLIQELRYKLQLIGEYRLNGQIINIDKFRSNENESLDYLIVSTKLAKLSVIKWDSQLHAISTVSLHYYDTALDALTVEKLEKTSVQHRTDPNSLCTCLRLNELFTFLPFYKEYLDEEELKDDAEEAKDIKKRKKLFTESFILNASSLYPDIKNIVDYQFLHSYRDPTMAILYAPETMTWAGHLPKAKDTLKVIVLSLDLENKKASAIMELTNLPYDVDYIYPLESPTNGFLLVGSNEIIHVNSLGSVRGIYTNEYFTDISNLKLKDQSSLGLMLENSRVGLVKEDQVLIITESGEFYQLNFEKIGGNSTITGLQKVETSNYKGIIVNHPIMITSVPSLDLFFVCCQGGDSSLIRISSKSGVLPQETKEQNGDTKETKDDDDWLYDEEDQKSHKSSLVNSQFKKMDNILNCGPLVDFTLGRVSIEQKIMGLPNPNYNEDVLVAACGVGQNSCACVYSPTIKPIVKSTLKFSNVDKVWTLTNKSGFTRYLITTDFTNFKTEVFQVNKNYKNLYSKDFNNKQYTLQFGTITTDAENRIVQVTPYKVTVFTFKFQEVVALEYDFEINSTFIYGNYIVVIMKSGELDILEFKGDKLEKLDLPALLNYLIFTNGWICESSLLNHIGSGAVKRDSEGTPVGGTENSKSEILFWLVTADNRLLVFQKDHKEKVFEFTDIHKFPELLTLNPMDVNYEADVDPIIKQIMFTKLGNSSSSKDYLVALTFGGEVLIYETFFDPIERTYKLMKINEMCQFPIVGAPDNSYAHATKIERYLISVDNFQGYKAVLVTGASAFVILKEYNSIPRMLQFTKRSSLYFAEYNTDRCPNGVISIDETKACRICQLDSSYTYSNRLPIAKYKIGDKTINKIRYHSLSNTYIISTLEEGPYNPVDEDGEPLPGLRDDRKLKSTSLKGTVHLVSPANWTIIDTIELEDNEYVTSIEVIELKVSETIATKTVVLIGTARCRNEDLATHGSWKIYEVIDIVPEPGRPEAKNRLKMITSETARGPVLSICNVSGRFAIVQGQRMLVRTLQKDDNVAPVAFTDTSIYSKEVKTFKNLVLIGDSFQSVSLYGFDAAPYRMLHFGKDEQNVELRAADFLVHDGNLHLLVADEDSVFHLLQYDPYDGNSMKGLKLLRRSLLRSNALTTKMISVARDRSLFSMVSTLNHEDDLGYEIIGSNIDGSFYKVMPVNEYQYRRLYSIQNYLYDKELHWLGLNPKSNAIGGLTELMPSIKRPFIELNMFHRFIGFNNDRKKQIMQKLGKNSYVEVYKDIISLQ, encoded by the coding sequence ATGAATACTTTTCACCAATTCGTGGACCCAACAACATGCTTGGGCTCGACTTATTGCAACTTTGTATCTCCCACAAGCCACAATCTGGCTGTCTCCAAGGGGAACATGCTTCAAATCTTTGAAATCGTTGAACTCGAACTGCaggacggcgacgacgacgaaggAGACGACGAGATAAATCAGATGCTTGGTGAATCTGAGTCGTTTTTGGGAGACGCACTCATGACCAATTTGATTCAGGAACTTAGATACAAGCTTCAGCTTATTGGCGAGTACAGGCTGAATGGACAGATAATCAACATAGACAAGTTCAGAtccaacgagaacgagTCGTTGGACTACTTGATTGTTTCCACAAAATTGGCAAAGCTGTCGGTCATCAAATGGGATTCTCAGTTGCACGCTATTTCGACTGTCAGCTTACACTACTACGACACAGCGCTTGATGCGTTAACGGTGGAAAAACTCGAGAAAACTAGTGTCCAACATAGAACCGACCCTAACTCGTTATGCACATGCTTGCGActcaacgagctgttcaCTTTTCTTCCCTTCTACAAAGAGTACTTAgatgaggaagagctgaaagATGACGCAGAAGAAGCTaaagacatcaaaaagagaaagaagcttTTCACGGAGAGTTTCATTTTGAATGCCTCTTCTCTGTATCCAGATATCAAGAACATAGTGGATTATCAATTTTTGCACTCCTATAGGGATCCCACGATGGCAATTTTATATGCTCCTGAGACAATGACTTGGGCTGGTCACCTCCCCAAGGCCAAGGATACGCTGAAAGTGATTGTTTTGTCGCTCGAtcttgaaaataaaaaggCCTCCGCCATCATGGAACTTACTAACCTGCCTTACGACGTTGACTATATATATCCGCTAGAAAGTCCTACGAATGGATTTTTACTAGTTGGATCGAACGAGATCATCCATGTTAATTCTCTCGGGTCCGTGAGAGGTATTTATACAAACGAGTATTTCACAGATATTTCAAATTTGAAGCTCAAAGATCAGTCATCACTTGGTTTGATGCTAGAAAATTCCCGTGTTGGACTCGTGAAAGAAGATCAGGTTTTGATAATAACCGAGTCTGGCGAGTTTTATCAGTTGAATTTTGAGAAGATTGGTGGCAACTCCACTATCACCGGTCTCCAGAAAGTTGAGACTTCAAACTACAAAGGCATAATTGTAAACCATCCAATAATGATCACCAGTGTTCCCTCATTAGACCTCTTTTTTGTTTGCTGTCAAGGCGGAGACTCTTCATTGATCCGGATCAGCAGTAAAAGTGGTGTGCTTCCTCAAGAAACTAAGGAGCAGAATGGTGACACGAAAGAGACGaaagatgacgacgacTGGCTATACGATGAGGAAGATCAAAAAAGCCACAAGAGCTCTCTGGTCAACTCGCAATTCAAGAAAATGGACAATATACTGAACTGTGGGCCTCTGGTCGACTTTACTCTAGGCCGAGTCTCTATAGAGCAAAAAATCATGGGGCTGCCAAACCCTAATTATAATGAAGATGTTCTTGTTGCTGCTTGCGGGGTTGGCCAGAACAGCTGTGCCTGTGTTTATTCTCCAACAATCAAGCCCATCGTGAAGTCGACATTGAAGTTTTCCAATGTCGACAAGGTGTGGACTTTGACGAATAAGAGTGGTTTCACGAGATATCTCATCACAACGGACTTCACGAATTTCAAGACAGAAGTGTTCCAAGTGAATAAGAACTACAAAAATCTTTACTCCAAGGATTTCAACAATAAACAGTATACTCTTCAATTTGGTACAATCACGACAGATGCTGAGAATCGGATTGTCCAGGTGACGCCGTACAAAGTTACAGTTTTCACGTTTAAGTTCCAAGAGGTGGTTGCCCTAGAATATGACTTTGAAATCAATTCCACTTTCATCTACGGCAATTACATTGTTGTAATTATGAAAAGCGGTGAGCTTGATATTTTAGAGTTCAAAGGggacaagcttgaaaagcttgattTGCCTGCACTGTTGAACTACTTGATTTTTACCAATGGGTGGATATGTGAGTCCTCTTTGTTGAACCATATAGGTAGTGGGGCTGTCAAAAGGGACTCCGAAGGCACGCCTGTGGGCGGGACAGAAAATAGCAAAAGCGAAATCCTTTTCTGGCTCGTGACAGCCGATAATCGACTGCTGGTATTCCAAAAGGATCACAAGGAGAAAGTGTTTGAGTTCACAGATATTCACAAGTTTCCAGAGCTTCTGACTCTAAATCCTATGGATGTCAATTACGAAGCAGATGTGGATCCCATTATTAAGCAAATCATGTTTACGAAACTTGGTaacagctccagctctaAGGATTATCTCGTTGCACTAacttttggaggagagGTCCTCATCTACGAAACATTTTTCGATCCTATAGAAAGAACATATAAGTTGATGAAGATCAACGAGATGTGCCAGTTTCCGATCGTCGGTGCTCCAGACAATTCTTATGCTCACGCGACGAAGATTGAAAGGTACCTCATCAGCGTGGACAATTTCCAAGGGTACAAAGCTGTTTTAGTGACTGGAGCAAGTGCGTTTGTGATACTCAAAGAGTACAATAGTATTCCCCGGATGTTACAATTCACCAAAAGATCGTCGCTTTATTTCGCTGAATACAATACCGATAGATGTCCAAACGGTGTGATTTCGATTGATGAAACCAAGGCCTGTCGTATATGCCAATTGGATAGCAGCTACACTTATTCGAACAGGTTGCCAATAGCCAAGTATAAGATCGGGGACAAGaccatcaacaagatcagGTACCACTCCCTTTCAAACACTTATATCATCTCAACCTTGGAAGAAGGTCCTTACAATCCCGTCGATGAGGATGGAGAGCCGCTTCCTGGATTACGTGACGACAGAAAGCTGAAGTCGACGTCTCTGAAGGGCACAGTTCACTTGGTTTCGCCTGCGAATTGGACAATCATCGATACAATCGAACTCGAAGACAATGAATACGTGACCTCGATTGAGGTGATCGAACTAAAGGTTTCCGAGACCATTGCCACCAAAACTGTCGTTTTAATTGGAACTGCAAGATGCAGAAACGAGGACCTCGCTACACATGGATCTTGGAAGATCTACGAGGTGATTGATATCGTTCCGGAGCCTGGAAGACCAGAAGCAAAGAATAGATTGAAAATGATCACATCAGAGACGGCAAGAGGTCCTGTTCTCTCCATTTGCAACGTGAGCGGCCGTTTTGCAATTGTCCAAGGACAAAGAATGCTTGTTCGTACTTTGCAGAAAGACGACAATGTGGCTCCTGTTGCCTTTACCGACACGTCCATATATTCCAAGGAGGTGAAGACTTTCAAAAACCTAGTACTTATAGGAGACTCATTCCAGAGTGTCTCTCTCTATGGCTTTGATGCCGCTCCATACAGAATGCTgcattttggaaaagacgAGCAAAATGTTGAATTGCGAGCCGCTGACTTTTTGGTGCACGATGGTAATCTGCAtcttttggtggcagacgAAGATTCTGTTTTCCACTTGCTACAATATGACCCTTATGATGGAAACTCCATGAAAGGCCTGAAACttttgcgtcgatcgcTGTTACGCTCAAATGCGCTTACGACAAAGATGATTTCAGTTGCAAGAGATAGATCCCTATTTTCGATGGTGAGCACGTTGAACCACGAAGACGATTTGGGCTACGAGATCATTGGTAGCAATATCGACGGCTCGTTCTACAAGGTGATGCCAGTCAACGAGTATCAATACAGAAGATTGTATTCTATTCAGAACTATCTATATGACAAGGAGCTGCATTGGCTAGGTCTGAATCCGAAATCCAACGCCATTGGAGGCCTGACGGAGCTAATGCCCTCAATCAAAAGACCGTTTATTGAGCTCAATATGTTCCATAGGTTTATTGGGTTCAATAATGACAGGAAGAAGCAAATCATGCAAAAATTGGGCAAAAACTCATACGTTGAAGTGTACAAAGATATAATATCTCTGCAATAG
- a CDS encoding Mitochondrial 3-hydroxyacyl-thioester dehydratase involved in fatty acid biosynthesis has product MSRIIPRLARLRTRPSLSEYHEIEARLKSSHWDLFDDSISAYPAKQLYATLQSVINPTARFMNENMESLNKRFCKGKTVPYGYSMIYCNPISGENELGFDGFDNYHAPCTEDKDYFYRRMWVAGSFQFNPDRPLKFGDEVRFTETVDKIRQYKRLEQIGVDYKREYKVDNVLSIIETRKLYYIQKTYTEERYHLVEDSEPDHTVVIVPSTVSIFRSSALMFNSHLVHYNPIYGSRYEDYPSIIVSGPLLVQLMLHFWQQHNPDATALSLKYKIINPSFANERIDLCIRKTSKHRHRLWANSRDGDLCFVADLIIA; this is encoded by the coding sequence ATGTCTCGAATCATACCTCGACTGGCGCGCTTGCGTACACGACCCTCACTTAGCGAGTACCATGAGATTGAGGCAAGACTCAAAAGCTCTCACTGGGATCTTTTTGACGACTCAATATCTGCCTATCCTGCAAAACAATTGTATGCCACTTTGCAATCGGTAATTAATCCCACCGCTCGATTTATGAATGAAAACATGGAAAGTTTGAACAAACGCTTTTGCAAAGGAAAGACGGTTCCCTACGGATACTCTATGATTTATTGTAACCCTATTTCTGGCGAGAACGAGCTAGGATTCGATGGTTTCGACAACTACCATGCTCCGTGCACTGAAGATAAAGACTATTTTTATAGGCGGATGTGGGTTGCAGGGAGTTTCCAATTCAACCCAGATAGACCCTTGAAGTTTGGAGATGAAGTTAGGTTTACCGAGACTGTCGATAAAATAAGGCAATACAAGCGATTGGAGCAAATCGGAGTGGACTACAAACGCGAGTACAAAGTGGACAATGTGTTGTCAATTATTGAAACCAGGAAATTGTACTACATACAGAAGACCTATACGGAAGAGAGGTATCACCTTGTTGAGGATTCTGAGCCGGACCACACCGTCGTGATTGTCCCCTCTACAGTGTCCATCTTCCGATCCAGTGCATTAATGTTTAATTCCCATCTTGTCCATTACAATCCCATATATGGCTCCCGATACGAGGATTATCCTTCAATAATCGTTTCTGGGCCATTACTGGTTCAGCTGATGCTCCACTTTTGGCAACAGCACAATCCAGATGCCACAGCACTGTCACTCAAATACAAAATTATCAACCCATCGTTTGCCAACGAAAGAATTGATCTGTGCATCAGGAAGACATCCAAACATAGACACAGACTCTGGGCAAACAGCAGAGATGGTGATCTCTGTTTTGTGGCCGATCTGATTATTGCATAA